From the Terriglobia bacterium genome, the window TGGCGGGGGCAATTACCGGGCGGTGTGGGGTTGGAACCGGCTGGCGTGGATTGGCGGAAAGTTCGAGGAGCGCGATCCGCAGACGGGCGCGCTGCTGCGGGAAGTGGTGGAGCTGCGGCAGGAGCCGAAGTATCCGGCGGTGAACCGCTGGCACATCGAGCGCTGGGTGGCGCCGGAAGTGTACGGCTCGCCGCGGGCCTGGTACGCGCAGACGGCGGAGATTGCGGACGGGCGCAGCGTGCCGGCGCTGGGGCCGTATCCTTCGCGGGGTGAGTACGAGCACTGCTTCACGCTGGAAGGGCGGCGGGGCGAGTTCCTGCAACTGACGGCGACGGCGGCGGAGCGGATTGCGCAGGCGATCGAGTGGTCGCGGGGGCAGGCGCGGGTCTTGCGGCGCGCGGCGCTGTATGAACGGGAGAGGCGCGAGGAGCGGGAGTACGGGGAGTGGGCGTACGACCTGCTGGATGACGCGGGGCCGGCGTTTCATAGGCAGCCGTTTGTAACGGTGCTGTAGCGCAGGGCGAAGACCTGCGGGGTAACGCAAAACAATTGCCGCGGGGCTGGCGCTTCGCGCCACACCAGGCAGGGTGCCGGACACCATGACACGACTACAGATCTGGCTGCGGGGAATAGTGGCGGCAGCGATCAGCGGAGCGTCGGGCGGGGCGCTGACCGGGTTTGCGGCGGTGGGGATCGATCCGCAACATTTCAATCTGCAGGCGGGGATCGGGGCGACGCTGCGGATCGGAGCGGCGGCGGCGCTGATCAATGCGGTGATCGGAGTGGCGGCGTATCTGCAGAAATCGCCGCTGCCGGAAGAGTGACTCGTGACTGGCGACCCCGCTCCAGGCTCTGGCCGCGAATAGGCCGCTCGCGGAACAAACAAAACAAGAGGCAAAGGACACACCATGCCCGTCGTCGGATCATCGGCTTATAACACTGCGGGACAGATTACGTCGCTGGTGCGCGCGCTGCTGAACGACGCGCAGGGCAATCTGTTTACGGATGCCGTGCTGCTGCCGTATGCGAATTCGGCATATCGCGCGGTGCAGCGCGAGCTGGCCAACGCGGGGGCCGGCGGATTTCTCACGGACAACGTACAGGTGGTGGTGACGGCGGTCGGCGCCGCGGATCCCTCGCTGCAGGTGTCCATCACCGACGCGACGGCGCCGCCCAATCAGTTGCCGACGGATCTGCTGGCACCGTTGAAGCTGTGGGAGCGGGCGAACGGGTCCTCGGACGACTTTGTGGAGATGGTGGACCTCTCGCGGCACGGGGGGCTGCCGTCGCGGGCCCAGGGCGTGACGCTGAGCGTGTGGGAGTGGCGCGCCGACGGGATCTATTTTCTGGGGGCAACGCAGGACACCCAGGTGCGCATCCGCTACCTGAAGTCGTTCCCGGACCTGGCGGATGCGACGTCGCCGGTGCTGGTGCGCAACGCGCAGGAAGCGATCGCCTACGGCACGGCGGCGCTGGCGGCCTGGGCGCGCGGGACACCGCTGGCGGAGAAGTGGGACACGGCGGCGAGCGACGCGATCGAGAGCCTGGTGTCGGCGGCCGTGCGGCGGGAGCAGCAGACGGCGCGGCGGCGGCGGCCGTTTTCGGCGCGGTCGGGTTACACACCGTTTTAGGAATAGCTGCAGCGGCGGGCTTTGGCCCGCCATCCTGGTTCGCGAGGATGCCGCCCTCCCGACCCGGCCGGGATAAATTCCGGGCGGCGCCACACAATTGTTTTGGAGAGGACACGATGGCGATAACGATTGCATTGAGCCCCTTGAACGTGGACAGCAGCGCGAGTAACTTCGCGTACGCGATAGCGGCGCTGACCTTTTCGGGGAATTACGCGACCGGCGGGGACACGCTGGACTTCACACAGGTGGCGGACAAGATTCCGAGCACGCAGATTGTGCAGGCGTTCGCGGAATCACAGAACGGGAACGCGGGCTACTACGTGGCCGTGGCCGGGAGCGCGCTGAACAACTGGAAACTGAAGGCGTTCAACGGCGGCGGGACGGAAATTACGGCGGGAGCGTATCCGGCGAGCGTCACAACGGACGTAGTGCAGCTCTCGATCACGGCGCGCAAGCTGCTGTAGCACCAATTGCAGCGTGCGCCGTGTGCGGGCAGGATAAGGAAAAAGAGCACAGGCTGAAGCCTGGGCCACGGACGGGATCAGCGCAAGATGCGAGGGAAAACGCGATGAGGCTTCGTTGGATTTGGCTGCCGATAACGCTGCTGCTGTGGCCGCTGGCGCCGGGGGCGCGGGCGCAGAGCTCGCGCAAGGACGATATCGTTCTGAATGCCCGCGGATTGCCGCTGGCGGGTGCGACGGTACGGGTGTGCGCCATGCCGGCGTCGGGGCAGCCGTGCACGCCGCTGGCGCTGATCTATTCGGACGCGGCCCTCACGCAGGCACTGGCCAACCCGACGACCACGGACGGCCTGGGGAACTACTACTTCTACGCCGCGCCGGGGAAATACATGCTCGAGATTTCCGGGCCGGGGATCACCACGCGGCAGATCCCCAACGTGATTCTGCCGAACGATCCGACGGCACCGTCCTTCAGCAGCCTCTCGAGCTCGGGAGCGATGAGCGCGTTCTCGCTGAACCTGGGCGGCAACCTGACGGTGAACGGGAACGCCACGGTGGCGGGTTCGCTGGCCGGCGGGACGATGAATTTAGCGAATCAGGGCGTGGCGCCGGGCGCGGCGAGCGCGGGCACAGTCAATCTCTACACGAAGACCGCGGATAAGCGACTGTACTACAAGGACGACAGCGGGACGGAGATAGGGCCGGTGTCGGGCGGAGGAGCGTCCACCGGCGCGACGAACAGTTGGACGGCGCAGCAGAACTTCGATGCTGGAGCGGCGTTCAAGGGGCCTGATCCGTGGTTTGACGTTACGCGCTATGGGGCGCGGGCGGTGGCTGCTGGAGGCATTCCGCAGACCACGGCGACCATGGGAGCAGGGTCTACATCTGCAACCCTGGCTGGCGCCAGCACGTTTCAAAATGGCGATGGCCTGGTGGTCTATGGGGCCGGGGCGACGAACACGCTGACGACTCCCGGAGCGCCTACGGTCACACCCTCGCAGGATGCCGGACCCACGGGGATCGGCGTGGTCGTCAGTTCCGCAGCGGCCGCAACAACGTACAACTATCAAATCGTCGCGGTGACGAAGAACGGCGGAGTGACCGCCGCAGGTTCCGTGGGCACGGCCACGACCGGGGCCGCGGCGCTGGGCGACAACTCCGTCTCCATCACCAGCATCGCGCGGTCGAACAACACCAGCACGGTGACCTGCGCGGCTACCTGCGCGGTGGCGGTTGGAGCCGTAGTGTATGTTTCGGGCGCTTCGGACGTGACCTTTACCGGATTTTTTATCGTTTCCGCTGTCACCGATGGAACGCACTTTGCCTTTACGCAGGGACAAGACACGCGCGCCGGAGCGTCCACTTCCGCGACTGGCGGCACGCTGCACTGGTACGTCTGCAACCACCTCACCTGGACGGCGGTGCCGAACGCCTGGAAGTACTACATCTACGGACGCACGGGAGGCTCGTTGACGCTCATCGGCGTCTCAAAAGCGCTGGATGCAGTTTGGGACGATTACGGCGCAACGATGGATGGAGGAACTACTTTTCCTTCCTGGGTGCCGTCCACGCCCCCCGTTTCCGCGACGAACGAATGGCTTTCGACGACTATCGTGAGCGGAGCGGGCACGACGAGCGTGACACTTGCCAACGCCGCGACCAACGCCGTGAGTGGAGCCACATTTCTGTTCGATGACGTCCCTGGAATCATGGCCGCAATTACGGCCCTAAACGGCAGCAACAACAGCCGGGGAATACTGCGGTTCCCCTCTGATTTCTTCAACTATTACATCATCAACTCGTACCTGACATTCCCTGTTGGGAATGTATCCGTGCAGGCCGCGGGTCCGTTAATCGTCAACGAGACCATCGAAATTCCCAGCGGGATGTACTGGAACGGCCACAGTGGAGGCACCCTGGCGGCAACATCATTCGCTCTCTCCCCCGGAGAATTCGTCCGAGGAAACGGGAACCCGATGTTTTACGCAACGGGACGCAGCACCATTCACTTCGATGCGGTTTCCTTTAGCGGAGACATGGGCAATCAGCAGAATTTGATTCTTCTGGACACCGCTACGAACTTCACATGCGACTCCTGCGCGATTGTAAGCAGCAGTTCGCTCAACGATTACATGGGGATGGGCTTTATCGCCCGCGGCGATTTCTCGTTCAAGTTCCGAAACACCCTGATCTCCGGGGGCGGACCGTCCGCCACCGGGTCTACTCTCACCCCCGGTGCGCTTTTCCGCAAGCGCATCGGCGATGGCACAGCAGGCGCGAATTTCCTGTTCGAGAACTGCTGGCTGGTCGCCCGGGGAGTCGCGCAGGACTACACAGGAGCCAGTGGCGGCGTCAATTTCATACAGATGAAATACGTTCAAACGCAGAGCTTGCGCACTCCGGCGCTCATGTTTTCAGGAGCAGGCGTAAAGGGCCAGACCTATCTTGAGGGCTTCACCCCGGCGGATTTCGCTACACCGGTGGTTGCCAACTGGAGCAATCAGTACGGCATTCATGTGGTCAATTCGACCGGCCCCGCTTCGGGAGTGGGATTTGTCACCGGTAATCTCATACCCAATTTGACGTTCTTTAATTCTCCCGTTACTCCGGCTACAGCGGGACAGAACCGGGAAGTGTTGATAAATACCGAAGGGCAAATGATGAATGGCGGCCCTTTTATCTCTTCCGGTGTTCCTGCAACTTTAGGCGCCCTCGAAATGCGCCAGCAAATGCACTTTCCGGCGGGGAATACGCTGTTTTGGGATGGCGCAGTCATGACCGCACCGACCTGCGCGGTCGCCGCTGGCGGCTCCGTGCCGGTAGGTACATGGACGTATGCGGTTAGTCCGGTGTGGCAGGATGGAGGCGAGGGGCTATTGTCTCTTCCGTCCAGCGGGTGCACGACTTCCAGCGGCAACCAGACCATCAACATAAGTTGGACCGCGCTCACGGGAGCTTCCGGGTACAACCTTTACAGGTCAAACGGAGGCGGCTATACCCGCGTGAACCAGTCGCCCTGCGCCGGGCCGCAATTCACCACCACATCGTTTGCTGACACATTTAGTTTTTCCTGCGGTACCGGGGCTCCCGGCGCTGCTGGAGGAGGGCCGGTAAGTTTGACCGGCTCGGCGGTCTACACCCCTAAAATCACGTTAAGCGGCGAATCTTTCACCGCGAGCCCAAGGAGTCAACAAGACGTGTTTCTTCCGGGTGCGCTCACCTCGACATGGACCGGCTCGACCTGGACCCTCGACAAGGCCATTACCGTGACGCGCGTCGAGGCGCAGGCGAAAACGGCTCCCGCAGGATGCACGACGAATGCCGTGGTGCGGCTGACCGATGGCACAACTCCGGTGAATGTGACCCTCAGCGCCGCCGCCAACAGCAGCGGCGCAATCACGCAGAATTACGCGGGCGGGGCGGCCCTGACCATCGCCGTGAGCACGGCCGCCGCGGGGTGCACGACCAGCCCAGCGGACGTGAACGTGACGGTGCAGTACAAGATGCAGTAAAGCGAGCGGTTCGGCCCTTCGAGTTACTTCACTGCTGGAACGGAAAGGAAGCAATCGTGATGGCAGCAACGCGCGATGTGGTGTGCCTGGTGAACATCTGTCCGGAGAAATGGCCGCCGCGCCACCGGACCTATTTCGGCTCGCTGGAGATCCATTCGCCGGCGCCGGGGGAGCCGTACGCAATCACTCCGGTGCGCGGCGGGCGCGGGGTGATCGATCTCGGCGACAAGCGCACGATGGAGTACACGATCTCCGCGCGGGAGATCGCGGAAGACCTGGCGCGGGAGCTGAACGGCGACTCCGGGGAGGGAAGTTTCCACGGCGTGTTCGTGGCGGCCGGGGAAGCGCCCACGGCGGCGGAGCTGGCCGGGGCGCGGCGGCGGCTGCAGGAGTTCCAGGAGCGGCTGGTGGGCGCGGCGGACCTGGAATGGGAGCGCACGCACAATCCGATGTTCATCACGGACCTGGAGCGGCGGGCGGCGCGGCAACTGGGGCTGGAGAAGCCGTGGCTGTACGACCCCAAGCCCCTGGCGGAGTGCCCGGTGTGCGCGGAGAAGATCAAGCCGGGCGTGGCGGTATGCCGCGGGTGCGGAGCCATCCTGGACCGGGCGCGGGCCGCGCAGTTCGGGCTGGTTGCCGCAGAGGAAGAGAAGAAAGCCACGGAGACACCGAGGGCCCCAAAAGGGAAGTAAGGAAAGAGTTGCCAGGAGTCTTGCAGGCAGCTGGCCGTATTTTTAAGCGTACCCCGTTCTCCTGCAACGACGAGTTTTAACGGATTCCTATGACTACAGCGGGATCATACGACGCACCGATTGAGATATTTGGCGGGCTGGTGACGGATATGGCGCCGGCGGACCTGCCGCACGGGGTTTCGCCCGATTGCCAGGACGTGGTGTTCAGCAGCGGCGGGGTGGCGACGCGGCCGGGGCTGCAGGCGCTCTTCGGGCCGCTCGCCGGAAATCCGACGGTCAACTATTTGAAGACCTACGCGACGCTGAACGCCACGCTGCGCACGCTGGCCTTCGACGCCAACGGCGTGCTGTACAAGGAGACGACGCCAGGGACGCTGACCGGCATTGCCAGCGGGCTGGCGGCAAACGCCCAGGCGAATTCGACGGCGCTTTTCGGGCGGGAGTACCTGGCGATCAGCGACGGACGCACGGGCAACGACCTGCCGCGGCAGTACGACGACACGAATCTGGACCGCGTGAGCCAGGGCGGGCCGGGAGCGGGACCCTCGGTGGTGGAGGAAAACGTAGTGGTGAGCGTCGCGGCGAGTCCCAACGGAGCGACGCAGCCGGCGGCGGTGGCTATCGCGGCCAGCCCCAATGGCGCGACGCAGAACGGCTTTCTGGTGACCATCACGACGACGGCGGCGCACGGGCTCACGGCCGGGCAGTCGGTGACGGTCGCTGGAGTGCTGGTGGCGGGCTACAACGGAACGTTCGCGGTGGTCTCCGCGCCGAGCAGCACACAGTTCACCTACATCGCGGGGGTGTCGGGGCTGGCGGCCTCCGGGAGCGGGACGGCGGCGGTGGCGACGGCGACGGTCCAGACGGCGAGTGCGCACGGATTTTCCGTGGGGCAGCTGGTGACCACGTCAGGAATCGGCGTGGCCGGGTACAACGGGACGTTTGCGGTCACGGGCGTACCGGACGCCACGCACTTTACCTATACCGCGGGGAGCGGCGGCCTGGCGGCTTCCGGCGGGGGAAGCGCGGCGGCGGCGGGCAGCATCGCCGCGGGCGTGCATCAGGTGAGCGTGATCTTCAAGACGCGGCAGGGCTACCTGACGCATCCGAGCCCAGCCACGAGCTGGACGGCGAGCGGCGGCAAGCGCGTGGTGGTGACGAACATCCCGATTGGACCGGCGAACGTGGCGGCGCGCATTTTGTGCTTCACCGGAGCCGGCGGGGCGAGTTTCTTCTACGTCGGGAGCGGCGCGACGCTCTTCAGCGGGAACCTGGTGATCGGCGATAACACCACAACCTCGGCGACCGTGGATTTCTCCGACGCGATCCTGCTGGCCGGGACGAACGTGGACGACCTCTTTAAGCTGGTGGAACTGGGGGCCTGCGCCGGGGTGCTGGACTACGCGCAGCGGCTGTTCTGGTGGGGCGAACGCACCAAGATGAACAACTGGGTGAACCTGGGCTTCGACGGAGGCTTCACCGGGCCGGCGTTCCCGCACTACCCGCTGGGGTGGACGCCGGACGTAGTCTACGCGCCGGGGGGCACGGACGAGCAGAGCTTCGTGGTATGGGGGGCGGCGTATTCGATCGTGGGCAACGGGACGACGGCGACGCGCGGGCTGCTCACGCAGGGCGCGGTGCAGGATGCACTGGGAACGCCGCTGATCCAGGGGAACACGGACTACACGGTGCGGGCTAGGTGCGCGCGCAATGCGACGCTCGCGCAGGGCACGCTGCACGTGGATCTCTACAGCGCCAGCGCGGCGCTTACGACCACGGGGCTGCAACTGACGGCGGGGCAGCTCACGACCAGCTACGTGGAATACACGGCGCAGCTGACGGCGCCGCTGGGGACGATTCCCAGCGATCTCGCGCTGCGCATCTACGCCGACGGGACACCGAGCCAGTTCGGCCAGTTTTACATCGATTGCATCGAGATCTACCCGACGCTGCAGCCGGTGAACGCGACGCTGGTGCGGGCCAGCCGCGTCGAGGACCCGGAAAGCTACGACGGAGTGAACGGGTTCCTGAGCGTGGCGGAAAACAACGGGCAGGCCGTGCGCGCGGCGTTCAAGTTGCGCGAGCTGCTCTATTTCGTGAAGGAGCATTCGCTGTACGTGACGCAGGACGACGGAACGAACGAGCCGGCGTTGTGGTCGATCGCGGAGGTGTCGCGCAAGGTGGGCACGCCGTCGGTGCGCGGCGTGGGCCTGGGCGAAGACTGGGTGGTGATCGCGCACCGCTCGGGGCTGTATCTCTTTGCGGGCGGCGAGCCGGTGAAGATTTCGCAGGAAGTGCAGCCGCTGTGGAACACCATCAACTGGCAGTACGCGCAGACGCTGTGGGTGACGGTGGACACCAAGGAACGGCGCATCCTGGTGGGGGCGCCGTTCGGCAGTGCGACCTCGCCGAACAAGGTGCTGCTGCTGGACTACCGCGACCTGGATACCGCGGACCAGATCGCCACGCGCCCGCCGGTGAACATCACATTCGCGGGACGCAAGACGGCGGCGGACAAGACGCGCAAGTGGTCGCCGTGGTCGATCGCGGCGAATTGCTGCGCGGTGCTGCAGCGGGCGGATGGCACGGCCGCAGTGGCGTTTGGCGGCGGCACGCCGGGGGTGGGCGGCGGCGGGGCCACGGGCAAGGTCTATCAGCTCAGCGACACGCAGCTTTCGGATGACGGCGCGGCCATCGCCAGCTACTACATGACGCACTACCTTCCGGAGCGCGCCGTGGAGCAGCAATTGGATCTGGGAGCGCACCGCAAGCTGTTCACGTATCTGACGCTGTATGTGGAGGGGGCGGGTTCACTGGCGCTGACGGCGTATGTGGGCGCCGCGAGCGCGGCGCAGGCGCAGCAGCCGCTGGCGCTGAGCTCTCCGGCGCTGCGGGACCTGGAGCTGCCGATCAATGTGAGCGGGGAACGGGTGGCGTTCCGGGTGGGCACGGGCGCGGCGGGGGCGTGGTTCCGGCTGCAAAAGTTCATCCCCTCGGTGCGCGTGGATCCCTGGGCGCCGGTGCGGGGAGGGAATTAGCGGTGGCGGGCCGGAATCAGTCGAGCAGGGAGCGGACGGTGCGGCCGAGGACTTCGAGGAAGAAGGGCTTCTGGAGGAAATGGTCGCCGCGGGCCAGGGCCTCATCGAGGATGGAGCCTTCATCGGCGTAGCCGGAGATGTAGAGGACTTTGAAGCCGGAGCGAATTTCGCCGAGCCATTTCACCATGGCCGGACCGTTCATGCCAGGCATGACGGCGTCGGTGATCACGAGGTGAATCGGCCCTTGCTGCTTGCGGGCGATTTCGAGAGCCTGCTTACCGGATTCGGCGGCGAGAACGTTGTAGCCCCGGGCAGTGAGGAATTCGACGGCGACCTCGCGCACGCCTTCCTCATCGTCCACGACGAGAATGGTTTCCGTGCCGCAAAGGCTGCCGGCGCCGGGACGCGCTTCGCGCTTCTCGGAACCGGGCGCGGGCACGGCGGGCAGGAGGATTTCAAAAGTAGTGCCCTGCTCCAGGGCGGAGTTCACGGAAATCCAGCCGCCGCTTTGCTGAACAATGCCGTAGACGGTGGCCAGGCCCAGACCGGTGCCCTTGCCTAGCTGCTTGGTGGTGAAGAAGGGCTCGAAGATGCGCGCCTGGGTCACGGCGTCCATGCCGATGCCAGTGTCACGGACGGTGAGACGGACGTAGTCGCCGGAAGGAATGTCCGGATAGCGGTGCAGGAGCGCGGAGCCGGCGGGAACGCTTTCGGTTTCCACCGTGACCGTGCCGCCGCCGGGCATGGCATCGCGGGCGTTGACGACCAGATTGAGGACGACGCGCTCGATCTGGCCTTCGTCGGCCTTGACCCACAGGGGCGCGCGGGAAAGCGCCAGTTGCAAGTCCACCTCGGCGCCGATAAGCCGGCGCAGCAAGCTGGAGATGTCGGCGACGACGGAGCAGAGTTCGAGCACGCGCGGCTGCAGCACCTGTTTGCGGCTGAAGGCCAGAAGCTGCTGGGTGATAGCCGCGGCGCGATCCGCGGCGCGCTGGATGGCTTCCGCATCGCGCGCCACGCCCGGATCAATGGCCGGACGGCCGAGCAGCAGCTCGATGTGGCCTTGAATGACCATCAGGAGATTATTGAAGTCGTGGGCGATGCCGCCGGCGAGCTGGCCGATGGCCTCCATCTTCTGGGCGCCGCGAAGTTGTTCCTCGAGGTGGCGGCGCTCGGTCACGTCCTGGGTGATGCCGCGCATGGCCAGGACTCTGCCACTGGCATCGCGCAGGGCGCTGCCGTTACTGGCCAGCCAACGCACGCTGCCGTCGGGCCTGCAAATGCGAAACTCCACGGCATAGGGCACCTTGGCCCCGGCCGAGGAGGCGTGCAGAGCCTGCCGGATGCGCTCGCGGTCGTCAGGGTGGACGTGCGGAAAGAACTCCTCGAGAGTTCGCGGGGCGTCCTTGGGTTCCAGACCGTAGAAAGCGCATTGCAGGTCATTCCAGAAAAGGGTGTTCGTCTCCAGGCGCACCTCCCACATGCCCAGGTGGGCGGCTTCCAGGGCCAGGCGCAAGCGCGATTCGGACTCGCGCAAGGCCTCCTCGGTCTTTTTGCGGTCGGTGATGTCGTACAAGATGCCGTAGAAGATGGGAGACTGCGAGCCGACTTCACCGCCCG encodes:
- a CDS encoding PAS domain-containing protein, coding for MAPVGPAGGFGNPLSTPPRQALAVFYISQPGNLSQWQCVSPQIEDLTGVPAKEWLSTPDVWIQHVHPDDRASALEARQQIQECGGHYEIEYRLVARDGSSRWIREVASVSCGLDGKPQFVQGLLSDISEHKKSELALHTSEERHRSLIERLPGIAYIAEVGAVGRWYYVSPQIRDYLDYSPEEWLANSESWYKHVHPDDRERAILEEERSRRTGQPFLIEYRIIAGDGRIVWFRDEAMLLPGGEVGSQSPIFYGILYDITDRKKTEEALRESESRLRLALEAAHLGMWEVRLETNTLFWNDLQCAFYGLEPKDAPRTLEEFFPHVHPDDRERIRQALHASSAGAKVPYAVEFRICRPDGSVRWLASNGSALRDASGRVLAMRGITQDVTERRHLEEQLRGAQKMEAIGQLAGGIAHDFNNLLMVIQGHIELLLGRPAIDPGVARDAEAIQRAADRAAAITQQLLAFSRKQVLQPRVLELCSVVADISSLLRRLIGAEVDLQLALSRAPLWVKADEGQIERVVLNLVVNARDAMPGGGTVTVETESVPAGSALLHRYPDIPSGDYVRLTVRDTGIGMDAVTQARIFEPFFTTKQLGKGTGLGLATVYGIVQQSGGWISVNSALEQGTTFEILLPAVPAPGSEKREARPGAGSLCGTETILVVDDEEGVREVAVEFLTARGYNVLAAESGKQALEIARKQQGPIHLVITDAVMPGMNGPAMVKWLGEIRSGFKVLYISGYADEGSILDEALARGDHFLQKPFFLEVLGRTVRSLLD